The DNA region CCTCCGAGGAGAAGCTGCCGGAGCTCTGCTCACCAATGCCAGGATTACTATCTTCTTCATTGTTGCctattttcttattcttttccgATTGCGCCatcctctttttcttccttatCTACATTATTTAATGGAGATGAGTAAAATCTAtgaatcaaattccttccaTACAGATATGAAACACCGATCGATCACTCGGCAAAAACCTAATGCAATATTAAGAGGGTGAGAAGCTTATTATTATACTCACATCTCGAGAACTCCGAGACCTTTTCTTCGAATTCTCGGGTGGGTTGCTACACTTTTCTTCCGGGATTGATTCTGGTGGTGGCATCTCGGATTCTTTTCTGTGCTGTGAATCCTTCTCGGGATGAAGAACAGCTGCTGCAGGCACATTTCCAGCAGACTCTTCTGCATTGCCGTCACTTTTTTCTTGGTTCAAGCAGTCATACCCTTCTACGAGAAAGGAGCCAGGTTTTTTCACGttcatcatgcaaaaatccatGGAAATGGAGCTGTCATTGGATGCCAAAACTGGATGAGAATCACTCGAGCCGTAGCATTGTTGGCTTGAGCTACCACCATTGTAATTACTTTCTTGTGAAAAACTGTGAAAGTTTGAGCTAGACATATACAAAGAAAAGTATGAACTATCACTAAGCCCTTCACCATTCATATTTGACTCATAGCCAGGCCAAAAATCAGAAGGGGCTCTCAAGCTTAAATCCCCAATCAAGTCATTGGGTAAAGAAGCATTGTTATGAAGCAGCTGAGCCATAAAATCAGACTCCTCAGCAATATACATGCCACCAAGAGAGCCCCATTCTCTCTCAGAGATGGCTCCCATAGGCTCCATGAGGCTCTTCTTTTTGCAAGAATCAGGCGTTAAGAGAAGCTGAGTTTACTTGGTGGGGAAGGAGATGAAGACATATTTATACCCAAGCAAGTACTTTCTAGCGGTTGACCTCTTCCCCATAGGAAGATCTAACTCATCATTGCCAGTCTACATGAGTGGGGCCAAGACAACTCAGTGAGTACCTACCAACTCAAAAAAACTAGACATGGAAAGATCGGATTTGCTAGTCACAGAAATATTATTGAAAGGGACTAACTGAGCTTAGTTAGTATCCAAGTTTGTCATTAAAAAAGGCCGAATCTGAGTAAAGTCTGGTGAAGAAATAGATAGATAGGTTGGCCAAGTCGGCCAGCGGGAGAACGTGGGGAGTCACCCTTGAATATGATAAAACTCCAATGGATCTTTGATCGACATTCCCAATACAATATGGAACCAAgacaataaaatctctttactGGATATGTGCACCCTCCAAATGAACCCAGCCAGCTGTTCCTCGAGTCTTAGAAACTTACTGATATGGACCcctcattatcatcatcattctCTTCATGAGAGGTAGCTAGAGATGTTGAGATGTCATCTTTTCATTGACTAACATTGTATATAGCTGGTTTGGCCAGGAACAGTTTCATTTAGGCCCCACCCTCCTAGGCGCCATGATTATAACTGTAATTGCTTTGCGGATTCCTATATATGTTAACTACTATAATATGTTACTTGCACGTATACGTACACTTCCAGATCATATGAGTGAATATAGCAGCTAGCACACGTACATCCGTGAGTTGGAAGTTGATGATCAAGGCGAATTGGTTAAAGAAATCATTGTATATATCATCCACATGTAGAAATGTTTATGATAAGCAAGAagattatatataagaaaagaaaacgcaggaatttggatttttttggcaCGAAAAACCAAGTGGGTCAATAGCTCCTACGATAATGTCACACTAATCTGTCGTGGGTGAAGGGTTAAAAACCTAGCCTCGAATTCATTTTATGAAGTACATGAGTTACCTGAAATAAAAGATTAAGAAAGAAGGCCTGGTCCTCATGCATGCCCATTTCCCACCTATTGTCCCCGCTGTTTTCACGCGTACAACTGAGCTATCTGCCTAGCTATCTCATTCCAAACAAAGATCAAGAGaagcttccttttcttcttcttttcatttttctttcctttttttatttttttttggtttttgttcgTAACATTAATTGAGatgtatatttaatatataatccgCATTATTGGTACTTGGACGCCGGCCATGGCACGATCTATGGCTGGACATGTCCCATTTAAGACTAAAAACTATTGACGTTGAGGAAGGAATAAAATCTTAGCACTACAAAGATGATGGAGCACACCTACCGACATCTGATTTTGTTCTTTGCACGCGGATATGtatccccatttttttttttttttttgtcctttgcTTCCTTACTGGCCGGAGCAACTTCGGGAGGCTTTTTTTTTCGGGGGGCTTAAGGTGCCTCTTGGACCTTGGTAAAGCCGTGGAGGGCAATTTTTACGGAGAAGTGATACACTTACAACTCATTTACCatttatttatcactattaataatataatatttttttaatatttaaatccatcaaatcaaaacaaaattcaaattaaaatttaagaaatatattattttaatctaaaattataaataaattgtcAAGTAGTTGGTAgcctatcatttttcatttttatggcCACGCCCACGTTCCTCATGTTGCCAAGAGGCCAGCCCTAGATGCTCGAATTTtgttagaaatttatttgttaaggTAAACAAAGTTTGTAGGATGAGTGGGCAGTAGAGATCCAGCGGAATCAAGGGCCCAAGAACAAAGGAGTTATACAAAAGGCAGTTCAAGAAGTTGTTCTTGCCCACGATGGAGGCGAGATAATATGCCCCAACCAAGAAcaactagcattttcctttatcCATCCTTCGAGTAATTCGAAACAACTAGGTTTGGAATAAAATTTAGGCTTAAAAATTCATTAATACATGATTAATATGCACAAAAAATAGTCAAACtgatgtatatattttattaattaatagtttCTTTTACTTGTCTCTCTTAGAATTCTTAGATAAATTAGATCTTATTAACTGTTTTGTTCTGATTATTGCTTAATATAATTGGATATAGGCACCTTAGAATATTTGGGTTGATTTTGTACTTGTATTTCTCAaagtttcagatttaaatatattgtttattttttctttagtaaagtACTGGTTTGTTTATATTCGACACTAATTACgtttcattccaatatatttgcAAATAACGTTTCGTTCCAATATCTTTTCAAATAAACCTATAAGCTATCCAGAATggatgaaaagaaagagaaagctCAAGAAATttctttatcaaaaaatttatatcCAACACTTTTGTGTACTCCTTGCACACTCCACAAATATGATTAACTCCATCacttctttttaatataaaatagttgttTTGACCAATTTCATTAgtgaagtgtataaaaaataagtaaaaatgattgtatataacaaaactcatagaGACGCTATGAACGCAACGGAGTAAATCCCGCCGTTTCTATGTTTGCGcccttttttatttgattaatgTGTTTGGGTATGACCTTGGAGTGTGAATTCATTGAACAAATAGATAATTACAAACCAACCAAGTTTGAACAAATCACTTTCCTTTTAACTTCCAACTCGATTCAAAACAAACCCAGAAAACAAGGGTAAAGGCttttaaggggaaaaaaaaaaattataaagcaaATATGTGTAACTTATCACCATCGTCATCACTGAAATGAAATTTCCCCACAATCCACTTGCATCTCTTGCAACATGTCCACAGAGAGGACGAAAACATAAACACAACAGCAGAAACACCAGCAACCAGTAGGTCTCAATATTCTgatgagcaatgctacatacagtcgtggaattgcaaacgtcgcgtaattgttttgaaaaagagtgaggtccacgattaaaaaattaattttttttttcatgtagatctcttattaattcatttttttcaaaacgactgcacgtcgcttgcacaaccacgactgcaaatatcatttctctatttttatatgCATCACAATTCTACTCATATTCACTGCTGTTCGTCTTCAGGCAGCCCCACACCAAGACCCCGCTGCACTAGTCTGTAATACAAAATACCCATAGTTGCCATGCATGCCCTGCACAAGATCGGGAGAAAGAAACAAATACATTAGTGAAAGAAGAGATTGTTTCTTTTCATGTCTCGTATTTCAATTCTTGGATAAGTTTATTAACAGTTAGAACAAAATACTATCATAAAAGTCATCAGAAGGAATATTACCAAATTATATGATAGTCGGCAATACACCCCCCACCTTCATTATCCACCCTAAACCAAATTCCAAGGCTATTAGAACTCAGACCACTCGCTACTTTTGGAATACGAACTCAcatcaactcatctcaaactaaTCATATTGATAAGATccaatattttttcaactttccataaaaaagttaaactcgtCTTAACTTACTTCATACAtctaaacacatatctcaacctATTTACATTCAACCGTATCTCAATGGGACTCACAAaatactactattcatagatcaACTCCAATCATCTGAGATCATATCAGCATCCAAACGCAGCCACAATACGTCCATTTTCTCAATCCTTCCCATTTCCTTCTCGTTGTTTTACCTCTTTCTACTaaactattttcatttttacaagttttatttttcttcaaagaatttaaactaaaaagaaattaagaattaCATGAGTGCAATAAAAAGCAGGACTTTTCTCGGATCCATCCTTGATGATCTTTGATGCCGCACACGACCTTCGGGCCCATCATTGGCACTTGACACATCTTTTCGCTGGGGTGCTGTCACTGGTAAAGTTGGTAATGTACTTGACCAGAAAGGAAGCAAAGCTCTAAGAAATTTATGCCGGAATGGACCTACAAATGGGAACCCCACAGGAAGATAATGAAGCAATTCCAAGCAGTCCTAGTGCTGGATACCTTTGCTTGCAACATTTTCtacaaacaaaatcattatgAAGAAAAAAGCAACTTCAATCAGAGAACAATCTACTTACCCCTTTTAGTATACTTCTTACGATTcacatcttcatcatctgcatAATATGAAATTTCAGAATTTTGTTGTTCAACATGGAAGGCACCCTTTCGTGTTGTAGCACCAGGCTGGAAtgcaattaaaacaaaattatagacCCTTTTGTTTGGGTAAGAATGCATGGTATGAGATATTTATCCTACCATAAGAATACACCTGAACATCCAACATACGTGTAAAATTTATCACACAAAGCCACACTAAATTGCAAATTGAAAAAGAGAACAAGTTCACAAAGGCTGCCTTTGGTTGGAACCTATAGAATATTTTTCTGCTTTTAGTCTTAGCTAAGACAATATTGTATTAGCCTATCTTGAACATTTTGCATATGATCTTTGAGACAGTTTCTAGTGATATTTGCAAGCATAATCAAATGTACTTATGCTTTCACTACTTTGTGGCTAAAGGTCAAAATCTAAGAATGTCGTCTTTTGAAAATCAAAAAGCAAGAACTTGAACCAAGCAGAACCTAAAATCAAAAATTCAGATGCAAACGTTGACACCGAAATCTTCAAACACCTACAGGGCTCGAGCTTCTCACAAAATTCCCAGCTGTACTCGGACCATCTATCTCCAAAGGATCTGTCACTGAAAGTTTGGAAGACCCTCCTTCTGCAACAGTTATTTCATTTTGTACTACCAAGGGCAACAAACCCGCACTGTTTTCCATGCCTCCAGTAGATGATGTAACTAGAGGATCTGAGGCAAATGCAGGAGGAGGCCCACGGGACTCTGTTGCTGCCAATGAAACTGGATGATTTCCGAACAAATTCTTCTCCAGACCAGTCTGCATAGCAGCTGACAGAAATTAACAAtacataatgaaaataaaaaggatgCGAGAGAGGTAAACGAATCCAGCACTGATGTGGAGGATAAATCACTACAAATATAGATATCAGAGCACTCCTTTAAAAGATAACCACCAAAGGAAACAGTTTCACAAATGATGCATGCGGGACATCCGTTTATCCTGTCACATAGAGTCCCTTAAAATGAGAGGACGCCCTCATTTTAAGGGACTAATACATATTGTGTTTCACCTAGAAGCCACATAAATCAGGTCTTCATTAGCATGTCAAAAAGGAATGTGATTACACATATGGCTCACAAAGTTGACAGTTTATGGGTACTTCTTTGCTCTCATTGTCATGGGACACCCTCATTTTCCAACGGACGTCTCTTGCTGCAAATTATAAACAATGAGAGCACAATGCTGTATCGTATGGGTGCCCACATCAGCAGATTATTTCACAAAATTGACTGCATATTAGTTCAAAATTAGATGTGTCTTAAATGCAATTtccaaactaaaaataaatagcatGCTGGTTATAGACACAAACTGAGTTGTTGTTCACCTTAATTTTCCAGACTCACAGCAGTGTCTGCAGAAACCTCAAATATTCATTAGTAAATGAAAGATTCCACCTTAATGAATTGAATCTTCAACTGATTCCACAAACTAATGTCAACTCTTATTGTATAATGACATAGAACAAGCCTTTCAGTAACCAAAGCCTGGACATGGTAGCATAGACAACACCTGCTGATTGGGTTGGCTGGACTGGACTGTGCCTGGTCTCAGCTCGAATTAAGGAAGAATGTGCAGACCTTTGCCTGACACCACCTAAACGTTGGCCTAATTTTAAAGCCTAAGCAGCTAGATCAAGAAACCAAGCATGGGACCAACAACAGAAGGAAGATGCACCAAAATAAGGAGAAAACCCACCTTTGCAGTAAAACTGTCAAACTAAAAATCATTTAATGATTTGGTGACTTCAGCAAGTGTAGAACTAAAAATCACTTTGCAGCATCTCAGGATGGTTCTTAACCGACAGGCGTAGATGAGAATTCCTTATATTTGTAACTGCTCTGGATCAGACTACACTGCAAAGTTATATGCCTAAAAGGCAATCCTAATATCTtaccaggtttttttttttttttttttttttttttttttttttttttttaatgtcaggGAACCtttccaaggcagggcccttcaaacccacccctgcagaataaactCTGGTCCCGTGCACTACaccctccgaagtttccctatacggaactggttaaatcgctagCTTTTCACCAAGGGGTGTGatcccaaaggattgtttgcacttatgaggtgttgaaccttagaccttgaagggagtgatgCCCCAAGActaaggccttcaccacttgggccaaccccttaaGCACACTAACACTAGATGATCATTCCTTCTATTTGGATCTCTCCTATTTATGAATCAGAAAGTTAGCAGAGAAGTAACTCCACCAGTGACAAAGGCATTCAGATAAACCCAGGATCCCTTGTCTACTTAGTCACGAGgggaaaatcaaaacaaaggAAAGGTATAGAATAGAAAAATCATTCTAAGCACTCATTTATCACAACCAACAGGCAAATATAATCAACCATATCAATCCAGGGTGAAAATCAAAAGATAATGAGACCACAACTGGAGAAGCTAACACCAATGGCAACCATCCAACTAGGAACGTGCAAATCAGGACCACAATAGACAAGGAAGTTTTGCAATTACTGGAACAACACTTTACTGATAAAAGCATTAGTAATTAGTTTGCAAGGCTGTTGCTTGAGTGCTTCTCTTTGCACTATGCAAGAGACAGGCATTGACCTT from Carya illinoinensis cultivar Pawnee chromosome 6, C.illinoinensisPawnee_v1, whole genome shotgun sequence includes:
- the LOC122314385 gene encoding uncharacterized protein LOC122314385, which translates into the protein MEPMGAISEREWGSLGGMYIAEESDFMAQLLHNNASLPNDLIGDLSLRAPSDFWPGYESNMNGEGLSDSSYFSLYMSSSNFHSFSQESNYNGGSSSQQCYGSSDSHPVLASNDSSISMDFCMMNVKKPGSFLVEGYDCLNQEKSDGNAEESAGNVPAAAVLHPEKDSQHRKESEMPPPESIPEEKCSNPPENSKKRSRSSRDVSIIISFSPS
- the LOC122313932 gene encoding uncharacterized protein LOC122313932 isoform X1, translating into MVVCKCRKATKLYCFVHKVPVCGECICFPEHQICVVRTYSEWVIDGEYDWPPKCSQCQAELGEGTGSQTTRLGCLHVLHTNCLISHIKSFPLHTAPAGYVCPACSTSIWPPKSVKDSGSRLHSLLKDTIMMTGLEKNLFGNHPVSLAATESRGPPPAFASDPLVTSSTGGMENSAGLLPLVVQNEITVAEGGSSKLSVTDPLEIDGPSTAGNFVRSSSPPGATTRKGAFHVEQQNSEISYYADDEDVNRKKYTKRGPFRHKFLRALLPFWSSTLPTLPVTAPQRKDVSSANDGPEGRVRHQRSSRMDPRKVLLFIALMACMATMGILYYRLVQRGLGVGLPEDEQQ
- the LOC122313932 gene encoding uncharacterized protein LOC122313932 isoform X2, giving the protein MVVCKCRKATKLYCFVHKVPVCGECICFPEHQICVVRTYSEWVIDGEYDWPPKCSQCQAELGEGTGSQTTRLGCLHVLHTNCLISHIKSFPLHTAPAGYVCPACSTSIWPPKSVKDSGSRLHSLLKDTIMMTGLEKNLFGNHPVSLAATESRGPPPAFASDPLVTSSTGGMENSAGLLPLVVQNEITVAEGGSSKLSVTDPLEIDGPSTAGNFPGATTRKGAFHVEQQNSEISYYADDEDVNRKKYTKRGPFRHKFLRALLPFWSSTLPTLPVTAPQRKDVSSANDGPEGRVRHQRSSRMDPRKVLLFIALMACMATMGILYYRLVQRGLGVGLPEDEQQ